A DNA window from Bdellovibrio sp. BCCA contains the following coding sequences:
- the ung gene encoding uracil-DNA glycosylase, whose translation METKPEVKLDLSWKERLENEFESERMKKLRAFLVQEYKAGKTIYPRGEEYFAAMNLTPFDKVKVVIVGQDPYHGPGQAHGLCFSVRDGVRFPPSLQNIFKELQADVGAQIPKSGSLTKWAEQGVLLLNAVLTVEDGKAAAHQGKGWEEFTDKIIHVLNEQKENLVFVLWGSYAQKKASFVDRKKHFVIEAVHPSPLSAHRGFFGTKPFSKANAYLRSKGISEINWDLTK comes from the coding sequence ATGGAAACAAAACCCGAAGTAAAGTTAGATTTATCTTGGAAAGAGCGTCTTGAAAATGAGTTCGAAAGCGAACGCATGAAGAAGTTGCGCGCCTTTCTTGTGCAAGAATACAAGGCGGGAAAAACCATTTATCCTCGCGGCGAAGAATATTTCGCAGCGATGAATCTTACGCCTTTTGATAAAGTCAAAGTCGTGATTGTGGGACAAGATCCTTATCACGGTCCGGGGCAAGCTCATGGGCTTTGTTTCTCTGTGCGCGATGGAGTTCGTTTTCCTCCGTCTTTGCAAAATATTTTTAAAGAATTACAAGCCGACGTTGGCGCGCAAATTCCCAAAAGCGGTTCATTAACCAAGTGGGCAGAACAAGGTGTTTTGCTTTTGAATGCTGTTTTGACCGTAGAAGATGGTAAAGCAGCCGCCCATCAAGGCAAAGGATGGGAAGAATTCACGGATAAAATCATCCATGTTCTCAACGAGCAAAAAGAGAATCTGGTTTTTGTCCTGTGGGGCTCTTACGCACAAAAGAAAGCTTCGTTTGTAGATCGCAAAAAACATTTTGTGATCGAAGCTGTTCATCCGTCACCTTTGTCAGCTCACCGCGGGTTCTTCGGAACAAAACCTTTTTCCAAGGCCAATGCGTATCTGCGCTCTAAGGGAATTTCTGAGATCAATTGGGATCTCACGAAATAA
- a CDS encoding aldo/keto reductase family protein translates to MFNPNMPYRSAGRCGLKLSSFSLGGWTTFGGTVKDFTSVRSILRLAYETGINFFDIADIYAKGESERIMGAALKDFPRHELVVSSKVFWPMSDDINDKGLSRKHILESVNKSLQRIGTDYLDIYFCHRYDPETPVEETVRIMDDLIHHGKILYWGTSEWTGEQIQEAMDVCEKGGYYKPQIEQPQYSLLAREKFEKDVRPKAKEHGMGLVTWSPLASGMLTGKYDEGVSEGRLSRIDWLKDTFYTDKNVQRVRDMKKIADALECTRGQLALAWLAAQENLTSVILGATSIEQLQENLGAIKVNITPEVDKELKKLFAY, encoded by the coding sequence ATGTTCAATCCAAATATGCCTTACCGCAGCGCCGGTCGCTGCGGACTTAAACTCAGCTCGTTTTCTTTAGGAGGTTGGACGACCTTCGGCGGTACTGTGAAGGACTTCACATCTGTGCGAAGCATTTTACGTCTGGCCTATGAAACAGGAATTAATTTCTTCGATATCGCCGACATTTACGCCAAAGGTGAATCCGAAAGAATCATGGGAGCCGCGCTCAAAGATTTTCCTCGTCACGAACTGGTTGTGTCGTCCAAAGTCTTTTGGCCCATGAGCGATGACATCAACGACAAAGGCCTTTCTCGCAAACATATTCTTGAATCCGTAAACAAAAGTCTTCAGCGCATTGGCACTGATTATTTAGATATTTATTTTTGCCACCGCTACGACCCTGAAACTCCTGTTGAAGAAACTGTGCGTATTATGGATGACCTCATTCATCATGGAAAAATTCTGTACTGGGGCACGAGTGAATGGACAGGAGAACAAATTCAAGAAGCGATGGACGTCTGTGAAAAGGGCGGCTACTACAAGCCGCAAATCGAACAACCTCAATACAGTCTTCTTGCTCGTGAAAAATTTGAAAAAGATGTTAGACCTAAAGCGAAGGAACACGGCATGGGCCTTGTGACATGGTCCCCGCTAGCTTCGGGAATGTTGACAGGAAAATATGACGAGGGAGTCAGCGAAGGGCGTCTTTCCCGCATTGATTGGTTGAAGGACACTTTTTATACCGACAAAAATGTACAAAGAGTGCGCGACATGAAAAAGATCGCCGATGCTTTAGAGTGCACGCGAGGACAATTGGCTTTGGCTTGGTTGGCGGCCCAAGAAAATCTGACAAGTGTGATTCTTGGAGCCACGAGCATTGAACAATTGCAGGAAAATCTCGGCG